The Nocardia vinacea genome contains the following window.
TCACCCCGCAGGAGGCGATCGCCGTGCGCGAGCGAGGCAGCGCCGCCGCGCTGCGGCAGAAGATCGGGAAGCTCGCCGCGTCTCCCGGTCTGGTGCGGGTCGCCGACCTCGCCGCCCGAGCGGCGGTCAGCGCGCCGACCGAGGGCCGAGCGCTGTACGCCGGGCTCCGGGCGCTCGACGTGCCCGAGGAGCCGGTGACCAGACTCTGGCACGCGGCGACGCTGCTGCGGGAGTACCGCGGAGACGGCCACAACGCCGCCCTCGTCGCCCACGGCATCGGCGGCACCGAGGCCCACGTCCTCATGGCTCTCGCCCTCGGGATGAGGGCGGAGAAGTTCGACCGGATCCACCACCTGCCCAAGGAACAGCTTGCCGCTGTCGTCGACGGGCTGCGCGGCCGCGGCCTCGTGGATGCCGCCGGCGGGTTCACCGACGCCGGCCGGGAGACCAAGCAGCGGATCGAGGCCCTCACCGACGAGTTGGCGGCGCCGGCGTACGACGTGCTCAGCGCGGACGAGCTCGACGAGCTGGTCGCGAGGCTCGAGCCGATCGCCGCCGCGGTACAGGCCGTCGACGACTGAGTGGGCGCATCGAGCGACGGCCACGACCTCAGCTCGGCCAAGGGCGCCGATCGGGCATCGGTGCTGTGCGCGTACGCGCGGATCGCCTCAGGGGAATCCGTTCGGTAGCCGCAAAGTGCTGGGCTCCGCCCGGGTTGTCCCCGGGCGGAGCCCAGCACTTTGCCCGTCTTCTTCGGCGGGTTCGTCAACGCATGCGTGCTACCCGGATGAGGCATCCGGCGGTTCGGCGGCCCATTCGGTCACTGCGGTGGCGAACCGAGTCATCAGTTCGACCGGCAGCAGCTTCGCCGGACCGGCTGGCATGTATGCCGATGCACCCGGAACCCGTTGCGGCAAAGGGTTACCCGCCGTACAAATCGATGTCGTGGATTCGTTGTTTCGACGGATGAGCCACCGGTCGAGTCGATCCAGAGGTCCGCTGCACACAATCGAGCCCGATCCGTCGACAAGGTTCCAGCCATACGGCGGATTCGGCTCGCGCTCGACGTGATAGTTCGCACCGGCGCCATTCTCGATGGCGCGCAACCACTCTCGTATCGATGGCAATTCACCGGCGTGCCGCTGGTCGTCTGGTGGCATTTCGGGGGTCACTGCGGGTACCCGGCCGTGACCGAGGCCCGATACCGAGGAACCAACACCATCCACAGGTCGTGGCGTACGGCATCCCATAGCCGCGCCTGCTTCGGCCACTGGTCCCGCGCCTGAACCAGATCCGGAAACGTGCCCGGTCCGAACGTGACAGTCGGCAGAATCTCAGATGTGTTGTGTACGTGCATGATTTCGACCTGTCGTAAGTGATTCAGTCGCCAGGTGGCCCGTAAGCCGTCGATCTCGGTCCGATGTATCTCGCCCATCTCGCCCTCCCAGGTCGGGCCGATCGAGCTTGGCCCCTGGATTACCGGAGTTGCCGCTATCGTCATTCGATCCGTGTCACGCCTTCGCCGAGCTGCAATCAGATGCCTTTGCCGCCAACATATTTCGGCCTAGCCCGGTGATCTCGTACCGACCGCGCCGGGCTCCGGCAACGATCAGGTTTCGGCTGGCGAGGTTCGCCACGGTTTGGCGGGTGGTCCACGCGGTGAGACTCGCGGAAATCTTGATTTGCTGTTCGGTGAGCATCCCGCCGCAGCTCAGCGCCCGCAGGACGCACGCTTGCGGTACAGAGAGGCTTCCTTCTTGCTCGGCCATGGGGATATGGTGGCGCAGGTCGGGCTGGGTACGGAGTCTCTGAACGGGAGTCTCTGCAAGGGGCGAGAACACCCAGCATCATTCTTGGAAGTCACCTACGCTGATTCTCAGCCTGAGAATCAGCGGGTGCGCCGGTTGAGAAAGCAGGGGGCACGACTATGCCGAGACAGGCAGACCTCAGCGGCACAACACTTCAGCGACGCCAACTGGGGCGAGCACTACGGGACGCACGGCAGGCGCAGGGCTTGACGCTCGATCAGGTGGCGGCTGCAACGAAGATCAGCAGAGCTACGCTGAGCCGGATCGAGCTTGGGCAGTACGAGAAAATTAGGGACATGGAGGTCGATTACCTGTCCCGGTACTATTGCCTGCCGGACGCCCGGACCGAGTATCTGAAATCTCTTGCTAGCCAAGCCAATGTCAAAGTCTGGTACCAGGACTACCGCCATCTGATCGTGCCAGGTTTCGGCACGTACCTCGAGCTGGAATCATTCGCGTCGGACTTCTGGTTCTATCAGCCGATCGCCATACCCGGTTTGCTACAAACGGCGGACTACGCCCGCACCTTGGAGCAGCTCGGCCGACCGGACCACTCTCTAGACGAGAACAACACGCGAGTAGATCTCCGAATTCAGCGAACGAAGATACTCACCCGCCCGCACAACCCAGTCCGCGCGGAATTCCTGTTGCAGGAGAACACTCTCTATACCCTCGTCGGATCCGGCCCGATCATGGCAACTCAGCTGCGGCATATCGCCGACCTCAGCACCCGTGACAACGTGACGGTGCGTGTCCTTCCGTTCACCGCTGGCCTCCCGACTGGGAGCATGATGCCGCCACATATCATTCTCGACTTTCCGGACAACGAGCCATCGGTGGTTTACACCGAAGCTGCCATTGGCTCAATGACTTTCGATGGCACCGAAGACGTGAAGCGTTTTCGCACACTCCACGAAACCCTCCGAGGGGCCGCGCTGGACGAGCAGTTATCCAGGGACCGAATCAGGAAGATAGCAGGGAGACATAAACAGTGACCGTCGACCCGTCACGCACGCAGTGGTTCAAATCGTCGTACAGCGGCAGCCAGAACGAATGCGTCGAAATAGCCTGGCTCGCAGAGGGACTCGTCGGAGTCCGCGATTCGAAGAATCCCGATGGCCCCGCACTGACCTTCACGCCCGGCGCATGGAACGCCTTCACCGCCGTCGTGAAACTAGCAAGGAGGTCTGACCAGTGACCATCGACACCACCGGCGCGCAGTGGTTCAAATCGAGCTTGAGTAGTGGCAAGGAAGCGTGCGTGGAAGTCGCCTGGCTTGCAGCCGGGCATATCGGTGTCCGAGACTCCAAGAACCCGACTGGTCCGGCTCTCACCTTCACGCCCGGTGAATGGGACGCCTTCATGGCGGGCGTACAAGATGGGGAATTCAACCGGCCCGACGCCTAGCCTCGATCGACAGCGAGCGGCCCTGTTCCGGAACAGGGCCGCATACCGTATCTCTCGGTGCACAGCGCAGGGACTTATTCCATGGTGCCCAACTCCTCGAGATCGACTCGGTCCAGGTTTGCGGTAGGTAGCCGATTACCGGACGCGAAGCCCGTCCCCTGCCCTTTTCGCCTGCGAGAGCAGTCCTGAATCGACACGATCGCCGCAACCTCTCAAATCGAGAGTGCCGCGACGACCGCGTGAACCCAAGATGCACCCAGGGTTCGTCGTGGTTATCTCAGGCGGCGGCCCAAGCCGGGCGCAGCGTATTCATCGGCGGGCGATCGGCGAGGGAGACCTCCGTGCTGTGCGCGGTGAAGGCATCGCCGATCAGCGGGAACTGGGTCAGCGCCGCACCGGAGTCCTGGACGCCGCTGCGGCCGAGCACGGTGCCGAGGATCTGGCGGCTCATTACGCCGAGGTCGGCGAGGGGGCGGTTGCGGTGGGTGCGCACACCGAGATTCACCTGGCCGATCGCGGAAAGGCCGAGGCGGTCGTAGGTGTCCAGCAGCAGACCGATCTCCACGCCGTAGCCGGGGGCGAACGGCACCGAGGTCAGTAGTTCGCGGGTGCCCGCGTATTCGCCGCCGAGCGGCTGCAGCACCTGCGACAGTTCCGGACGCAATGCGGCGAGCAGCGGACGGGCCACGAGTTCGGTGACGCGACCACCGCCGTGTGCGTCCACGGCACCGGCCTGCCGCAGCGGCCTGCGGTAGTAGGCCTTCACCAGATGCATATCGTCGACCAGCAGCAGCGGACCGAGCAGCTTCGGCACGAAGGCCGGATCCGGGTCGATGAGATCGGAGTCGACGAAGGCGATGACATCGCCGCTGGTCACCGCCAGCGAGCGCCACAGCACCTCGCCCTTACCGGGCAGCGGATCGAGTTCGGGGACGGCCTGTTCCCGACTTATCACCTCGGCGCCCGCGGCGAGCGCGCGTTCGGCGGTGGCATCGGTCGATCCGGAATCGAGCACGACCAACTCGTCGACCAGGGTGCCCAGCAGCGGTCGAATGCTGGCCACCACATCGGCGACGGTGTTCTCTTCATTCAGTGCGGGCAGCACCACGGAAACAGTGCGCCCGCGCTTGGCGGCGATCAGCTCGTCGATCGTCCAGTCCGAGGTGTCCCAGGTATTCGTCGTCGCCCAGAGCGGGCTGTCGTGGTGGTGGAAATTCATACCAGACCTCGCAGGGTTCGTGCGGGGGGCCGGATGCCCTGTATCGCGGCGATCATGTCCACGACGCGCCGGGTTTCGGCAACCTCGTGTACTCGGAAGACTCGGGCGCCGGCGGCCGCCGACCATGCTGTTGCTGCCAATGTGCCCTCCAACCGTTCGGATAGACCGACACCTAAAGTCTCCCCGATAAAATCCTTGTTGCTGAGCGCCATCAAGACTGGCCATCCGGTATTTACAAGAACGTCTATTCCCCGCAACAACTCGAGCCCGTGGTAAGTGTTCTTGCCGAAATCATGGGTCGGATCGATCAGAATCGAATCCTTGCGAACCCCGGCCGCGAGCGCGTCTTCGGCGGCTCGCTGCACGGTTTGCGTTACTTCGGCCACCACATCGGCATAGCGCACCCGATGCGGACGGGTGCGCGGGACGGCCCCGCCGGTATGGCTGCATACGATGCCGACCCCGCGATCGGCGGCCACGTGCACCAGATCCGGATCGGCGCCCGCCCAGGTGTCATTGATCAGGTCCGCGCCTGCGGTGACTGCGGCCTCGGCCACCTCGGCGCGCCAGGTATCGATGCTGATCAGTAGCTCCGGATACTTCTCCCGGATAGCCGCGACGAACGGGACCACCCGGCGAGCCTCTTCCGCCG
Protein-coding sequences here:
- a CDS encoding SCO6745 family protein, yielding MPHRQAKIHRMFELVEPIATVTFSKVATEAFLALGMRNYWDGYFAGRAAPLGPAPAAVVHAVFYNFADGEVARHIPWVWGKITPQEAIAVRERGSAAALRQKIGKLAASPGLVRVADLAARAAVSAPTEGRALYAGLRALDVPEEPVTRLWHAATLLREYRGDGHNAALVAHGIGGTEAHVLMALALGMRAEKFDRIHHLPKEQLAAVVDGLRGRGLVDAAGGFTDAGRETKQRIEALTDELAAPAYDVLSADELDELVARLEPIAAAVQAVDD
- a CDS encoding helix-turn-helix transcriptional regulator, encoding MPRQADLSGTTLQRRQLGRALRDARQAQGLTLDQVAAATKISRATLSRIELGQYEKIRDMEVDYLSRYYCLPDARTEYLKSLASQANVKVWYQDYRHLIVPGFGTYLELESFASDFWFYQPIAIPGLLQTADYARTLEQLGRPDHSLDENNTRVDLRIQRTKILTRPHNPVRAEFLLQENTLYTLVGSGPIMATQLRHIADLSTRDNVTVRVLPFTAGLPTGSMMPPHIILDFPDNEPSVVYTEAAIGSMTFDGTEDVKRFRTLHETLRGAALDEQLSRDRIRKIAGRHKQ
- a CDS encoding DUF397 domain-containing protein, whose translation is MTVDPSRTQWFKSSYSGSQNECVEIAWLAEGLVGVRDSKNPDGPALTFTPGAWNAFTAVVKLARRSDQ
- a CDS encoding DUF397 domain-containing protein, with the translated sequence MTIDTTGAQWFKSSLSSGKEACVEVAWLAAGHIGVRDSKNPTGPALTFTPGEWDAFMAGVQDGEFNRPDA
- a CDS encoding glucosyl-3-phosphoglycerate synthase, with product MNFHHHDSPLWATTNTWDTSDWTIDELIAAKRGRTVSVVLPALNEENTVADVVASIRPLLGTLVDELVVLDSGSTDATAERALAAGAEVISREQAVPELDPLPGKGEVLWRSLAVTSGDVIAFVDSDLIDPDPAFVPKLLGPLLLVDDMHLVKAYYRRPLRQAGAVDAHGGGRVTELVARPLLAALRPELSQVLQPLGGEYAGTRELLTSVPFAPGYGVEIGLLLDTYDRLGLSAIGQVNLGVRTHRNRPLADLGVMSRQILGTVLGRSGVQDSGAALTQFPLIGDAFTAHSTEVSLADRPPMNTLRPAWAAA
- the folP gene encoding dihydropteroate synthase gives rise to the protein MFSPAAPLPTLCGKPVATDRALVMAIVNRTPDSFYDKGATFTDAAAMEAVARAVDEGTDLVDIGGVKAGPGTVVDAAEEARRVVPFVAAIREKYPELLISIDTWRAEVAEAAVTAGADLINDTWAGADPDLVHVAADRGVGIVCSHTGGAVPRTRPHRVRYADVVAEVTQTVQRAAEDALAAGVRKDSILIDPTHDFGKNTYHGLELLRGIDVLVNTGWPVLMALSNKDFIGETLGVGLSERLEGTLAATAWSAAAGARVFRVHEVAETRRVVDMIAAIQGIRPPARTLRGLV